The following coding sequences are from one Coffea arabica cultivar ET-39 chromosome 11e, Coffea Arabica ET-39 HiFi, whole genome shotgun sequence window:
- the LOC140021686 gene encoding uncharacterized protein: MAGEGVKSRGPLQSDSKDWDKLLGEGAEPLSLVVVPGKSPQAKEMDEKVSNNQLVSDLQNMTDEQLQQSADRIRRILPTLSLTMKDGGEKLKRSLQLHEDELRRRRLLPLQKKNSGHNKYIHNKIELYDEMAVVVGKDLATGSFAKSFVDLETPFVPKTSVEQKDVTSARSSEVRATSSGTKQHRKRYRSNEDIEKMSQQLGEVAKSFVDLETPFVPKTSVETSVEQKDVTSARSSEVRATSSGTKQHRKRNCSNEDIEKMSQQLGEVAAALNKISANKLDINQLHDEIMKIEGYSEEFLDLVFDHLVQNEKLGKAFMAKSQRLRLISLERFKKDWGVE, from the exons ATGGCCGGCGAAGGGGTGAAAAGTAGGGGCCCACTACAGTCGGATTCAAAGGACTGGGACAAACTACTGGGGGAGGGGGCGGAGCCACTGTCTTTGGTGGTGGTGCCCGGGAAATCGCCGCAGGCTAAGGAGATGGATGAAAAAGTGAGTAATAATCAACTAGTCAGTGACTTGCAAAATATGACGGACGAGCAACTCCAACAATCGGCGGATAGGATTAGAAGAATTTTACCGACTTTGTCCTTGACAATGAAAGACGGTGGCGAGAAGCTTAAGCGCAGCCTCCAACTCCATGAGGATGAATTAAGGCGCCGGCGTCTCCTCCCCCTCCAAAAG AAAAATTCAGGTCACAACAAGTATATTCATAATAAAATCGAGTTGTATGATGAAATGGCTGTTGTGGTTGGGAAAGATCTGGCCACCGGGTCTTTTGCAAAATCATTTGTTGATCTGGAAACTCCATTTGTTCCTAAGACAAGTGTAGAACAAAAGGATGTGACTAGTGCAAGATCCTCAGAAGTGAGAGCAACATCATCGGGAACCAAACAACATCGTAAAAGATATCGCAGCAATGAAGACATTGAAAAGATGTCTCAACAACTTGGAGAAGTGGCAAAATCATTTGTTGATCTGGAAACTCCATTTGTTCCTAAGACAAGTGTGGAGACAAGTGTAGAACAAAAGGATGTGACTAGTGCAAGATCCTCAGAAGTGAGAGCAACATCATCAGGAACCAAACAACATCGTAAAAGAAATTGCAGCAATGAAGACATTGAAAAGATGTCTCAACAACTTGGAGAAGTGGCTGCTGCTTTGAACAAAATTAGTGCAAACAAGCTTGATATCAACCAACTACATGATGAGATTATGAAGATAGAAGGTTATAGCGAAGAATTTCTGGACTTGGTATTCGATCATTTGGTGCAAAATGAGAAGCTAGGAAAAGCATTTATGGCGAAGAGTCAAAGACTTCGTTTGATTTCTCTCGAGAGGTTCAAGAAAGATTGGGGCGTCGAATAA